The following coding sequences lie in one Apium graveolens cultivar Ventura chromosome 3, ASM990537v1, whole genome shotgun sequence genomic window:
- the LOC141710821 gene encoding bZIP transcription factor 27-like, producing MSPMWSSEKSDNHKNNKSFSSSTSSTSSSSTPSSFASNPKPLKTMEEVWKDINVPSLPGEDPHITNNINYHGVMNLQDFLAQPFAKSNHSPATHHVFNLNSCPDFTFDQPNSSNALPFEEFTSNSSSKKRHTDQDENMVDRRYKRMIKNRESAARSRARKQAYRFELEGEVAILKEENRRLKERQKLQLRLEEASQLATKPHTLCRTSTAPSKHKLCRTSTAPF from the exons ATGTCCCCAATGTGGTCATCAGAAAAAAGTGATAACCACAAAAACAACAAAAGCTTCTCATCTTCAACCTCCTCAACTTCTTCATCTTCTACACCTTCATCATTTGCATCAAACCCTAAACCACTCAAAACAATGGAAGAAGTATGGAAAGACATAAATGTACCTTCTCTTCCCGGAGAAGATCCCCACATCACAAACAACATCAACTATCATGGTGTCATGAATCTCCAAGATTTCTTGGCTCAACCATTTGCCAAGTCAAACCACTCTCCAGCCACTCATCATGTGTTCAACTTAAACTCTTGCCCGGACTTCACCTTTGACCAACCTAATAGTTCAAATGCCTTGCCCTTTGAGGAGTTCACTTCAAATTCTAGTAGCAAGAAAAGGCATACGGATCAGGATGAGAATATGGTTGACAGAAGATACAAGCGTATGATCAAGAACCGTGAGTCTGCTGCCAGATCAAGGGCTAGAAAACAGG CTTATAGGTTTGAACTGGAGGGAGAAGTTGCAATATTAAAGGAAGAAAATAGAAGACTCAAGGAACGGCAAAAG TTACAGCTACGGTTGGAAGAAGCTTCTCAACTTGCTACAAAGCCACACACACTCTGTCGAACTTCAACTGCTCCTTCAAAGCACAAACTCTGCCGAACTTCAACTGCTCCATTTTAA